One window of Sardina pilchardus chromosome 2, fSarPil1.1, whole genome shotgun sequence genomic DNA carries:
- the sfrp2 gene encoding secreted frizzled-related protein 2: MQNIMLPLIWALTLPAYMEAIHGIYAFGQPELFQKKSNCKPIPANLLLCHDIEYTEMRLPNLLGHETMNEVLQQAGSWIPLVQKQCHPDTRKFLCSLFAPVCLDDLDEPIQPCKSLCESVKQGCAPVMAAFGFPWPDMLDCERFPLDNDLCIPPASDTLMTAATQVPRVCDACKEKSENDNEIVDNLCKNDFALKIKVKEISYLNGDTKIVPETKSKTIYKMNGVTERDLKKTVLWLKDGLQCICNEMSDINAAYLVMGQKLDGNLVITSLKRWQRGQREFKRISRSIRKLQC; encoded by the exons ATGCAGAACATAATGCTGCCTTTGATCTGGGCTTTGACATTACCCGCCTATATGGAAGCAATTCACGGGATATATGCTTTCGGTCAGCCCGAGCTGTTTCAAAAGAAGAGCAACTGCAAACCCATACCTGCGAACCTGCTACTGTGCCATGACATTGAGTACACCGAGATGCGCCTCCCGAATCTTCTGGGACACGAAACCATGAATGAGGTCCTGCAACAAGCAGGCTCTTGGATTCCCCTTGTGCAAAAGCAGTGCCATCCGGATACGAGGAAGTTTCTTTGCTCTCTGTTCGCTCCAGTGTGTTTGGATGATTTGGACGAACCCATTCAACCGTGCAAGTCACTGTGCGAGAGCGTGAAACAGGGCTGCGCTCCGGTAATGGCTGCTTTTGGGTTCCCATGGCCGGACATGCTCGACTGCGAGCGCTTCCCTCTCGATAATGATCTGTGCATACCTCCTGCAAGTGATACTTTGATGACGGCAGCCACTCAAG TGCCTAGAGTCTGTGATGCCTGCAAAGAGAAATCAGAGAATGACAACGAAATTGTTGACAACCTTTGCAAGAATGACTTTG CCTTGAAGATCAAGGTCAAAGAGATCTCATACCTGAATGGTGACACCAAAATTGTGCCAGAGACCAAAAGCAAGACCATCTACAAGATGAACGGCGTGACGGAGCGCGACCTGAAGAAGACGGTGTTGTGGCTGAAGGACGGCCTACAGTGTATCTGCAACGAGATGAGCGACATCAACGCCGCATACCTGGTCATGGGGCAGAAGCTGGACGGCAACCTGGTCATCACCTCGCTCAAGCGCTGGCAGCGTGGCCAGCGTGAGTTCAAGAGGATCTCGCGCAGCATTCGCAAGCTGCAGTGTTAG